The genomic window TTCGCTCGTCGTTCTTGTGGGCATGAGAATCCGTAGATTGCGCATGGAGCAAAAACTATCGCTCCGCGACTTCGGAAAGCAGGCTGGGGTGCACCCATTCCACGTCATGGCCATCGAGCTGGGGCAGTTGGCAGCAAATACGAAAACGCTTCGGGCCATCGCCAAGGCACTTGGAGTCGCCCCGCTCGACTTATTGAATCACGACACCGAAAACGACGATATGGGGCACATCATCGAAATGATGCGCAAGGACCCTGATTGTATCGCCCAAATAAGGAATAAAGTGCGCCCGCTCGTCGAGAATTGAGGGCCTTCGCCATCATGCCTCGTCGTTCGATTCCCGACCCCATTGCCGCAAAACTGGGGGCCAGAATTCGTGAATTGCGCCTCGAACGCGGCATGTCCATCGCAACGCTCGCAGCTTCTGCCGGTTTGTCCAAAGGACACATGTCCAGCGTCGAACGGGGCCTCGTCTTGATCAACGTTGGCACCGTCGTGGCCACGGCGCGCGCTCTTGGCGTCCCTCCGTTCGTTTTGGCCGTGTTCCCCAACGAAGACCCCCTCTCCGCAGTCATCGAGCAGGTGCGCTCCATCGAGGGCGGCGATGCCCACAAAGCTGCCGGCAAATTGCGACGACTGGTCTTCGGCCAGTTGGCCAAGAAAACGTCAAGAACGCTAACTTGCCGCCATGGACAAGACCCTGATTTGCATCGTGTTCGTCGTGTTTGCCGGATGCAGCGCACCCCAGGAAGGCGCGCAGACACCCGTCACAGAACCAAATCTGCGGGAGGAGGAAGAGCCGCCGCCAAACGCCGAAAAGCCACCTGAGATGGATGAAGAAACGCGACGTGAGTACGAGGACGTAATTCGACGCCACCCCCCTTCGCCGGTAAGCCTGCCATGAGGCAGGACCCGGTAAAATGGCCATGATGCGCACTGTTCCCGCCTTGTTCGTTCTTCTCGTTTCCGTGTCTGTGCCCAACAAAGCCGCCGCGCAAGACGCCCAGACATTTGCAGAACTGGTTACTGCCGGGGACAGGGCGCGGCTGGCACATCGAATTTCGGACGCGCTCAAAGCATACAACCAAGCACTTGCCATTCGCAGTGACCCTGCGGTCGAGGGCCGGTTGGGCCTCGTTATCTTGGAGATTGGCGAACCTAACGTGGCTGCGGCGTATTTGCTGAGTGCGATTACCAAGGCACAAGCATCGCCATACCTCATGCGGCAGTTCCACGATGCGTTCAAGCGCGTGCGCCCCAAGGTCTGTTACGTCGAGGTATTCGTGTCCGAACAGAACGCGGAGATCCTCATTGACGGGAAGCAAGAGCCCGATTCAGGCAAAAACTCATTTCATGTCTTCGTGGTCGCAGGCTCGCAT from Polyangiaceae bacterium includes these protein-coding regions:
- a CDS encoding helix-turn-helix transcriptional regulator; this translates as MRIRRLRMEQKLSLRDFGKQAGVHPFHVMAIELGQLAANTKTLRAIAKALGVAPLDLLNHDTENDDMGHIIEMMRKDPDCIAQIRNKVRPLVEN
- a CDS encoding helix-turn-helix domain-containing protein produces the protein MPRRSIPDPIAAKLGARIRELRLERGMSIATLAASAGLSKGHMSSVERGLVLINVGTVVATARALGVPPFVLAVFPNEDPLSAVIEQVRSIEGGDAHKAAGKLRRLVFGQLAKKTSRTLTCRHGQDPDLHRVRRVCRMQRTPGRRADTRHRTKSAGGGRAAAKRRKAT